In Sphingobacterium sp. PCS056, the following proteins share a genomic window:
- the dnaA gene encoding chromosomal replication initiator protein DnaA, whose product MEKTSTSVWNNCLAIIKDNIPAQSFKTWFEPVKAVRLEGDVLTIQVPSLFFYEWLEEHYVGILRKTVKKFLGEQGRLEYNIVVEKSSASIPYTTNIPSNGNGAEGKKQSIPVPVSLNKDIKNPFVIPGLKKLQVDPQLNQNYTFDNFIEGECNRLARSAGFAVANKPGGTSFNPLMIYGAVGLGKTHLAQAIGNEIKRNLPDKLVIYVSCEKFCQQFVDSLKNNTINDFVNFYQAMDVIIMDDVHNFAGKEKTQDIFFHIFNHLHQSGKQVILTSDKAPKDLAGLEERLLSRFKWGLSADIQIPDLETRMAILKKKMYSDGIELPENVVEYVANQIDNSVRELEGAMVSLLAQSTLNKKEIDLNLAKSMLKNFVKNTHKEISMEFIQKLVCEYFEVPVEMVKSKVRKREIVQARQISMYLAKNHTKSSLKTIGSFFGGRDHSTVIYACQTVEDLIETDKKFKTYVNDIMKKLKA is encoded by the coding sequence ATGGAAAAAACGAGTACAAGTGTTTGGAATAATTGTCTTGCAATAATCAAAGACAATATACCAGCGCAAAGTTTTAAAACCTGGTTTGAGCCTGTGAAAGCAGTACGTTTGGAGGGTGACGTTTTGACTATTCAAGTACCTAGTTTATTTTTTTACGAGTGGTTAGAAGAACACTATGTTGGCATCTTGCGTAAGACAGTAAAAAAGTTCTTAGGAGAACAAGGTAGGTTGGAATACAATATTGTGGTAGAGAAGTCTTCAGCATCTATTCCTTATACGACTAATATCCCATCTAACGGCAATGGAGCAGAAGGTAAGAAACAATCTATTCCTGTACCTGTATCTTTAAATAAGGACATCAAAAATCCATTTGTAATTCCTGGACTAAAAAAATTGCAAGTTGACCCACAATTGAATCAAAATTATACTTTTGATAATTTCATTGAGGGAGAGTGTAATCGTCTTGCACGTTCTGCAGGCTTTGCTGTAGCAAATAAACCAGGTGGCACATCATTCAATCCATTGATGATTTATGGTGCAGTAGGATTAGGGAAAACACACTTAGCGCAAGCAATCGGAAATGAAATCAAAAGAAACTTACCGGATAAACTGGTCATCTACGTTTCTTGTGAGAAATTTTGTCAACAGTTTGTAGACTCACTAAAAAATAATACGATTAACGATTTTGTCAATTTTTATCAAGCAATGGATGTCATCATTATGGATGATGTACATAATTTTGCCGGTAAAGAAAAAACGCAGGATATATTCTTCCATATATTCAATCATTTACATCAGTCAGGAAAACAAGTCATCTTAACATCTGATAAAGCTCCTAAAGATTTAGCAGGATTAGAAGAACGTTTATTAAGCCGTTTCAAATGGGGTTTATCTGCAGATATTCAGATTCCAGATTTGGAAACAAGAATGGCAATTTTGAAAAAGAAAATGTATTCTGATGGTATTGAATTACCTGAAAATGTAGTAGAATATGTTGCTAATCAGATTGACAATAGTGTTCGTGAGTTAGAAGGAGCTATGGTTTCTTTATTGGCACAATCAACATTAAACAAAAAAGAGATTGATTTAAATTTAGCTAAATCAATGCTTAAGAATTTTGTTAAGAACACCCATAAAGAAATATCAATGGAATTCATTCAAAAACTTGTTTGTGAGTATTTTGAAGTTCCTGTGGAAATGGTTAAATCTAAAGTCCGTAAAAGGGAAATTGTACAGGCAAGACAGATATCGATGTATTTGGCCAAGAATCATACCAAATCATCCTTAAAAACGATCGGTTCTTTCTTTGGAGGAAGAGATCACTCTACCGTTATTTATGCATGTCAGACCGTAGAAGATCTAATCGAAACCGATAAGAAATTTAAAACATATGTAAATGATATCATGAAAAAGCTTAAAGCTTAA
- a CDS encoding ATP-binding protein, with product MQFKEIIGHDLVKAHLISTVRDNRVSHAQLFLGPEGSGSLPLALAYAQLINCENKLEDDSCGQCASCRKYSKLIHPDLHFSYPFIAKHKDDHAATFMDNWRKAFFNNPYLGLENWRQQLDAENKQVNINIAEAHEIIKKLSLKSFEAEYKVLIMWLPEYLEKEGNALLKLIEEPPEKTLFLLVAENQEKILNTIISRTQLVKINKLSHQAITSYLIESKHLEESEAREIAFIADGNVQEAINMIDLHTNNHFDLLVRWLRLVVQDSGLNIISICEDELAKLGRENQKTFLMYAINIMRQIVLIKQDLSSLVFLPSHELDFVNKFATHYTLEQIEETINLFETTHYSVERNANPKILFLDLSLQLVLMFKYKTFPKGTQYI from the coding sequence ATGCAATTTAAAGAAATAATTGGACATGATTTAGTTAAAGCACATCTGATCAGCACAGTTCGTGATAACCGTGTTAGTCATGCTCAACTATTTCTTGGTCCAGAAGGATCTGGTTCTTTGCCTTTGGCTTTGGCTTATGCGCAATTAATCAATTGCGAAAATAAATTAGAGGATGATAGTTGTGGTCAATGTGCTTCTTGTCGAAAATACAGTAAGCTTATTCACCCTGATTTACATTTTTCATATCCTTTCATTGCCAAACACAAAGATGATCATGCTGCTACATTTATGGACAATTGGCGTAAGGCGTTTTTTAATAATCCATATTTGGGTTTAGAAAATTGGCGACAACAACTTGATGCAGAAAATAAGCAAGTTAATATCAATATTGCGGAGGCACATGAAATCATTAAAAAACTAAGTCTCAAGTCTTTTGAAGCTGAATATAAGGTCCTCATCATGTGGCTTCCTGAATATTTAGAAAAAGAAGGCAATGCTTTATTAAAACTGATTGAAGAACCACCTGAAAAAACATTATTTCTGTTGGTTGCTGAGAATCAAGAAAAAATATTAAATACCATTATTTCAAGAACGCAGCTTGTCAAAATCAATAAGTTGAGCCATCAGGCTATTACTTCTTATTTAATTGAAAGTAAACATCTTGAAGAATCAGAAGCGAGAGAGATTGCTTTTATAGCGGACGGCAACGTTCAAGAGGCTATAAATATGATTGATCTACATACCAATAATCATTTTGACCTTTTAGTGAGATGGTTACGTTTGGTCGTACAAGATTCGGGTTTAAATATCATTAGCATTTGCGAGGATGAATTAGCTAAATTGGGTCGAGAGAATCAAAAAACATTTTTGATGTATGCCATTAATATCATGCGTCAAATTGTTTTAATTAAACAAGACCTATCCAGTTTGGTTTTCCTTCCTTCGCATGAACTTGATTTTGTCAACAAGTTTGCTACTCATTATACCCTTGAACAAATTGAAGAGACAATCAACTTGTTTGAAACGACACATTATAGTGTAGAAAGAAATGCAAATCCTAAAATATTATTTTTAGATTTATCTTTGCAATTAGTATTAATGTTTAAATACAAAACGTTTCCGAAAGGAACTCAATATATATAG
- a CDS encoding DedA family protein yields MEVITHIIDFILHIDKHLLEIVNDYKTWTYLILFLIIFVETGVVVMPFLPGDSLLFASGMLAAQPNELNVWLMIVILLVAAISGDSLNYSIGKRFGMQMTKFKLFGKQVIKDEQIQKTHAFYEKYGSKTIVIARFVPIVRTLAPFVGGIGRMHYGTFITYNVIGAVLWVVGITLAGYFLGNIPIIRDNFSKVVLLIILLSILPIVFEVVKEKFKKKKEA; encoded by the coding sequence TTGGAAGTTATCACGCATATCATTGATTTTATTCTGCATATTGATAAACATTTACTAGAAATTGTAAATGATTATAAAACTTGGACTTACCTCATTTTGTTTTTGATTATTTTTGTCGAAACAGGAGTAGTGGTAATGCCATTTTTACCAGGAGATTCCTTACTTTTTGCATCCGGTATGCTTGCAGCTCAGCCCAACGAATTGAATGTTTGGTTGATGATCGTCATCCTACTGGTAGCTGCGATATCGGGAGATTCGCTTAATTACTCGATTGGGAAACGTTTTGGTATGCAGATGACCAAGTTTAAACTTTTTGGAAAACAAGTCATTAAGGACGAGCAGATTCAGAAAACTCATGCATTCTATGAGAAATATGGAAGCAAGACAATTGTCATTGCGCGCTTTGTTCCTATTGTAAGAACTTTAGCACCATTTGTCGGAGGTATTGGCAGAATGCATTATGGTACTTTTATAACCTATAATGTTATTGGCGCAGTTCTTTGGGTAGTTGGAATTACGTTAGCGGGTTATTTCTTAGGAAACATACCGATTATTAGAGATAATTTTTCAAAAGTGGTCTTATTGATTATTCTATTATCCATATTGCCGATTGTCTTTGAAGTCGTAAAAGAAAAATTTAAAAAGAAAAAGGAAGCTTAA
- a CDS encoding stage 0 sporulation family protein: MGCGSCSSGGGCGSTTTVGGTPAGCQNNGSCMTSGCNKLDVYDWLSDMDMPSNYKPFDIVEVRFKGSRKDFFINSDNLYLEIGEMVAVEPTTGGYDIGHVSLTGELVRLQLKKNNVSLESVTKKIYRKPTELDVEKFNIAKDLEWETMHKARNLALELGLSMKISDVDYQGDKTKATFYYTAEGRVDFRELIKRMAESFRIRIEMRQIGMRQEASRLGGIGSCGRELCCSTWLTDFKTVSTSAARYQNLSLNTLKLAGQCGKLKCCLNYELDSYMDALKDIPNNIDRIETTKGNAYLQKTDIFKKMMWFSYPGAESWIALPVDHVKELIEKNKQGIKVEELVTTIEVEIKEEKIINYDYENVVGQDSLTRLDEKNKRKRNNKSKAKPNNRARGSSDQTVKAAVVKTEKPQQKQDKAPKVVATDKNTSATQSKEGATNRPKRRFNKNRNNRNKGNNSAPSAE; the protein is encoded by the coding sequence ATGGGATGTGGCAGTTGCTCATCCGGCGGAGGTTGTGGAAGTACGACGACAGTGGGCGGTACTCCAGCAGGTTGCCAAAATAATGGCTCTTGCATGACTAGCGGATGTAATAAATTAGATGTATATGACTGGCTATCTGATATGGATATGCCATCCAACTATAAACCTTTTGACATTGTAGAAGTTCGATTTAAGGGATCGAGAAAGGATTTCTTTATCAATTCTGACAATTTATATTTAGAAATTGGTGAAATGGTTGCTGTAGAACCTACTACAGGCGGATATGACATTGGACATGTTTCTCTAACAGGAGAGCTGGTTCGCTTACAATTGAAGAAAAACAATGTAAGTTTAGAAAGTGTTACCAAGAAAATTTATCGTAAACCTACAGAGCTAGATGTTGAAAAATTCAACATCGCAAAGGATTTGGAATGGGAGACTATGCATAAAGCTAGAAATCTGGCTTTAGAATTGGGTCTTTCTATGAAAATATCGGATGTAGATTATCAAGGTGATAAAACCAAGGCTACTTTCTATTATACGGCAGAGGGCCGTGTCGATTTCCGTGAACTGATCAAAAGAATGGCTGAATCATTCCGGATCCGGATTGAAATGCGTCAAATAGGTATGAGACAGGAAGCAAGTCGCCTCGGTGGAATTGGTTCTTGTGGTCGAGAATTGTGCTGTTCAACCTGGTTGACAGATTTCAAAACAGTCTCCACTTCGGCAGCAAGATATCAAAATCTATCGCTGAATACCTTAAAATTAGCCGGTCAATGTGGTAAATTAAAATGCTGCTTAAACTACGAACTGGATAGTTATATGGATGCCTTAAAAGACATTCCAAATAATATAGACCGCATCGAAACAACGAAAGGTAATGCATATTTGCAAAAAACCGATATTTTCAAAAAAATGATGTGGTTCTCTTATCCGGGAGCTGAAAGCTGGATTGCACTACCAGTTGATCATGTTAAAGAATTGATCGAAAAAAATAAACAGGGAATCAAAGTGGAAGAATTGGTCACTACTATCGAAGTTGAGATCAAAGAAGAAAAAATTATTAATTACGATTACGAAAATGTAGTAGGTCAAGATAGCCTAACGCGTCTGGACGAAAAAAATAAAAGAAAACGTAATAATAAAAGTAAAGCTAAGCCCAATAATAGAGCTAGAGGTTCTTCCGACCAAACGGTAAAGGCAGCGGTAGTAAAAACCGAGAAACCACAACAGAAGCAAGATAAAGCTCCAAAAGTAGTTGCTACAGATAAAAATACGTCAGCGACTCAAAGTAAAGAGGGGGCAACAAATAGACCCAAAAGAAGATTCAATAAGAATCGAAATAACAGAAATAAGGGAAATAATTCTGCTCCTTCGGCAGAGTAA
- a CDS encoding CAP domain-containing protein codes for MKNLLFIFLSFVFTCSSAQVRVEKKQAKAAFELLNDIRLHPERYKKKLGLFNLDKVTRKPLNWNKKLAAVAEDRAEDMAKRNYFDHVNPDGIGPNHYIQKSGYELNASWLKNKKANNFESIAWNWPTASEGIKGLIIGKEAPGYHHRKHLLGMDQWNASLYDIGIGYVTVGKKGNQKSYLCVIIAKHDW; via the coding sequence ATGAAGAATCTACTTTTTATCTTTCTCAGTTTCGTGTTTACATGTTCATCTGCGCAAGTTCGAGTTGAAAAAAAACAGGCTAAAGCAGCATTTGAACTTCTAAATGATATCCGTCTGCATCCCGAACGTTATAAAAAGAAACTCGGTTTATTCAATTTGGATAAGGTGACAAGAAAACCATTGAATTGGAATAAAAAACTAGCGGCTGTTGCTGAAGATCGTGCCGAAGATATGGCCAAAAGAAATTATTTTGACCATGTTAATCCGGACGGAATAGGTCCCAATCATTACATTCAAAAGTCAGGTTATGAATTAAATGCAAGTTGGCTGAAAAATAAAAAAGCAAATAATTTTGAATCCATTGCTTGGAATTGGCCGACTGCGAGTGAGGGAATCAAGGGACTCATCATCGGGAAGGAAGCACCAGGATATCATCATCGAAAGCACTTATTGGGCATGGATCAGTGGAATGCATCTTTATACGATATTGGTATTGGCTATGTCACGGTAGGTAAGAAAGGTAATCAAAAAAGCTATTTATGCGTCATTATTGCTAAGCATGATTGGTAA
- a CDS encoding gliding motility lipoprotein GldH, with protein MKTYTFLMSCILLSLFVSCDSSTIIDENVSIPKRAWDHTNRPTFKVHITDISKKYDVLLNVRHTANYPYANLFILVYEKGPRTKEYIFRKELKLAQLDGKWTGKSAGSLYTQQSLIHQDYVFPDTGVYHFSFEQNMRDNPLLEISDVGLNITGN; from the coding sequence ATGAAAACATATACTTTTCTAATGAGTTGTATCCTATTATCACTATTTGTGTCATGTGATTCCAGTACAATTATAGATGAAAATGTAAGCATTCCTAAAAGAGCGTGGGATCATACTAATAGACCAACCTTTAAAGTTCATATCACCGATATTTCTAAAAAGTATGATGTTTTGTTAAATGTTCGACATACCGCAAATTATCCCTATGCTAATCTTTTTATTTTGGTGTATGAGAAAGGACCTCGTACAAAGGAATATATTTTTAGAAAAGAGCTTAAATTAGCTCAATTAGATGGCAAATGGACAGGAAAAAGTGCAGGATCTCTCTATACACAGCAAAGTCTTATCCATCAAGATTATGTATTTCCTGATACTGGAGTATATCACTTCAGTTTTGAACAAAACATGCGCGACAATCCCTTATTGGAAATCTCTGATGTAGGCTTGAATATTACAGGTAATTGA
- a CDS encoding DedA family protein — protein sequence MEIMTNIVDFILHIDRHLVQIVHEYEGWTYLLLFLIVFAETGLVVAPFLPGDSVLFALGAIIAIPESGLSLLLFWFVLVSAAVLGDFVNYEIGKYLGQRVFRTGSNIFKPQYLDRTQSFYLKHGSKTIIYARFVPIVRTFAPFVAGISKMPYRQFGTYNMLGGFLWVTLFLFAGYFFGQLSFFKNHFSIVVLVIIFISLFPMLIQVLNTKKSRKA from the coding sequence ATGGAGATCATGACCAATATTGTTGATTTTATTTTACATATCGATAGACACTTGGTGCAGATCGTGCATGAGTATGAAGGATGGACTTATCTCCTTTTATTTTTAATTGTATTTGCAGAAACAGGATTAGTGGTTGCTCCATTTTTGCCGGGAGACTCTGTCTTATTTGCTCTAGGGGCTATCATTGCTATTCCTGAGAGCGGGTTATCATTACTTTTATTTTGGTTTGTTTTAGTATCTGCAGCTGTTCTTGGTGATTTTGTCAATTATGAAATCGGAAAATATTTAGGACAGCGCGTATTCAGAACTGGATCTAACATTTTTAAACCCCAATATTTGGACCGCACCCAATCCTTCTATTTAAAGCACGGTTCCAAAACAATTATCTATGCACGATTTGTACCCATTGTGCGCACATTTGCCCCATTTGTTGCGGGGATAAGTAAGATGCCCTACCGTCAATTTGGAACTTATAACATGCTTGGAGGTTTTCTCTGGGTAACCTTATTTCTATTCGCAGGATATTTCTTTGGTCAACTCTCATTCTTTAAAAACCATTTTTCGATCGTCGTACTTGTCATTATTTTTATCAGCCTGTTTCCCATGCTTATACAGGTACTGAACACAAAAAAATCAAGAAAGGCCTAA
- the lpxK gene encoding tetraacyldisaccharide 4'-kinase — MKVFRLLLFPFSILYGLVIWIRNRLFDLQILKSKSYPITTIVVGNLAVGGTGKSPMTEFIVKLLQNKRQIATLSRGYGRKTKGFKYVEVSSMADEVGDEPLQFKNKFPDLTVAVCEDRCHGVETLMDKHDVIVLDDAFQHRRLRPKFSILLFEFTSCLHPMFVLPMGNFRDLPGESSRANLIVVTKTPSNATPDQKERIKKTLSKKSGTTSVFFTSIVYGNAIPITKQSIQISSNTAVLLITGIANPLPLIKYLKPLVKDVEQLSYSDHYAFKLSDILIFKQRFEEMANDNKIIITTEKDAQRLRNPEFLNVLRDLPIAYIPIEIAFEDEHKQLSFEKNILSICDISVNES; from the coding sequence ATGAAGGTCTTCCGTTTACTTTTATTTCCTTTCTCCATACTCTATGGACTTGTGATCTGGATTAGAAATAGATTATTTGATCTGCAGATATTGAAATCTAAATCTTATCCGATTACGACAATTGTGGTCGGTAATCTTGCCGTTGGAGGAACAGGAAAAAGTCCAATGACCGAATTTATTGTCAAACTGCTTCAAAATAAACGTCAGATCGCCACTTTAAGCCGAGGATATGGCCGCAAAACTAAAGGTTTTAAATATGTTGAGGTATCCTCAATGGCTGATGAAGTTGGTGACGAACCTCTCCAATTTAAAAATAAATTTCCAGACCTTACAGTAGCTGTTTGTGAAGATCGATGTCATGGTGTGGAAACATTAATGGATAAACATGATGTCATTGTACTGGATGATGCTTTTCAACACCGCAGATTGAGACCTAAGTTTTCGATCCTCTTATTTGAGTTTACCTCTTGTCTGCATCCTATGTTTGTATTGCCCATGGGCAATTTTAGAGATCTTCCAGGAGAATCCAGTAGGGCTAACCTTATTGTGGTCACTAAGACGCCATCAAATGCTACTCCTGATCAAAAAGAACGCATCAAAAAAACTTTAAGTAAAAAGAGTGGAACTACATCGGTCTTCTTTACTTCTATTGTCTATGGCAATGCTATTCCGATAACCAAACAATCCATTCAAATAAGCAGCAATACGGCTGTTTTGTTGATCACTGGTATAGCGAATCCACTACCGTTAATAAAGTACCTTAAACCTCTTGTAAAGGATGTTGAGCAACTGTCCTATTCCGATCACTATGCTTTTAAATTAAGTGATATCTTAATTTTTAAACAGCGATTCGAAGAAATGGCAAATGACAATAAAATAATCATAACAACAGAAAAAGATGCTCAGCGACTACGCAATCCTGAATTTTTAAACGTCTTACGTGATCTCCCAATCGCCTACATTCCCATCGAAATTGCTTTTGAAGATGAGCATAAACAACTGTCATTTGAAAAAAATATTCTATCTATCTGTGACATAAGTGTTAATGAATCTTAA
- the dnaN gene encoding DNA polymerase III subunit beta, which produces MRFIVSTSILLKQLQAINGASSSSTVLPILENFLFEIKDNTLTISATDLQTSMVTSLQIEAKEEGKVAMPSKILIETLKTLPDQPVAFFVDNNTLAIEISAGDGKYKLSGENPEDFPKIPVIDNAHTVNMPAPILAEAISKTIFAVSNDELRPAMSGVLVQLGDKAITFVSTDAHKLVRYRRSDIGVEKPASLILPKKALSLLKSSLPSEDINVSIEYNSTNAFFSFGNINLICRLIDERYPDYEAVIPQVNPNKLTVDRLLFLNTLRRVVIFANKTTHQVRLKISGSELNISAEDLDFSNEAHERLGCQFEGEDMEIGFNAKFLVEMLNNLASEEVVIEMSTANRAGLLIPAVAEENEDILMLVMPVMLNNIG; this is translated from the coding sequence ATGAGATTTATAGTATCCACATCGATTTTATTAAAACAACTTCAAGCTATTAATGGCGCTTCAAGTAGTAGTACAGTTCTACCCATATTAGAGAACTTTCTTTTTGAAATAAAAGACAATACGTTAACGATTTCTGCAACAGATTTGCAAACAAGTATGGTTACGTCATTGCAAATTGAGGCTAAAGAAGAAGGAAAAGTAGCGATGCCTTCTAAAATTTTAATCGAGACTTTAAAAACCCTACCCGATCAGCCCGTTGCCTTTTTTGTTGACAACAACACATTAGCCATTGAAATCAGTGCTGGTGATGGTAAATATAAATTGAGTGGTGAAAATCCTGAGGATTTCCCTAAGATACCTGTAATTGATAATGCTCATACCGTAAACATGCCTGCTCCGATATTGGCAGAAGCAATCAGCAAAACCATCTTTGCTGTCAGTAACGACGAATTGAGACCAGCGATGTCAGGTGTTTTAGTTCAATTGGGAGACAAAGCAATTACATTTGTATCGACAGATGCACATAAATTGGTCCGTTATAGAAGATCTGATATAGGTGTTGAAAAGCCAGCGTCGTTGATCCTTCCAAAAAAAGCATTATCCTTACTGAAATCTTCTTTACCTTCTGAAGATATTAATGTATCAATTGAATACAATTCAACCAATGCATTCTTCAGTTTTGGTAACATTAATTTAATTTGTCGTTTGATTGACGAGCGTTACCCAGATTATGAAGCTGTGATTCCACAAGTCAATCCAAATAAATTAACTGTTGATCGTTTATTATTCTTAAATACGCTACGTCGTGTTGTTATTTTTGCCAATAAGACGACACATCAGGTACGTTTGAAAATATCTGGTAGCGAATTAAATATCTCAGCAGAAGATTTAGATTTTTCTAATGAAGCTCATGAACGTTTAGGCTGTCAGTTTGAAGGAGAAGATATGGAGATAGGGTTCAACGCTAAATTTTTAGTAGAGATGTTGAATAATTTGGCAAGTGAGGAAGTTGTGATCGAAATGAGTACAGCAAACCGTGCCGGATTATTAATTCCAGCAGTAGCAGAAGAAAATGAAGATATTTTAATGCTGGTTATGCCGGTTATGTTAAATAACATAGGTTAA